A window of Lacibacter sediminis contains these coding sequences:
- a CDS encoding thioredoxin family protein, whose product MKRFLLIVFLQFSFLLVMAAEGINFQEGSWKTVLAKAKAENKLVFIDVYTSWCGPCKKMVADVFPQTKVSEFFNKSFVNYKIDAEKGEGIMIAKRFAVKAYPTYLFVNGDGELVYRFGGYNEAAPFLAHAANALKEKDDPNPIAKWNQEYESGKRDITFLIAYLKKRALLKLPSAEIADELISRVLPGDIGYSEFLNSVFFYDANIEYAPGGKLFAYVVSNHQLLDSISGKAKGYSLRLMQQGIRNYFFKHIIPDYREDFLPVICDAGKKISQLLQEKDTAATERRWALDYYNKTGDTIKLFPAAVDYVVSGLYKMDTVAMKAADEADYKKFREPYINGTADSTKSENWELLNRVNRSRRMITFSYQLRDAAEAVYMNSNNQNHLALALRWAEQAQRFFPHFSNLSVYAALLYKTGKKEQGIARMKQAASDSILDTNNEVKKLILENVEKMKGGGMPPKTWRL is encoded by the coding sequence ATGAAACGTTTTTTACTGATTGTATTCCTGCAGTTTTCTTTTCTTCTGGTGATGGCCGCAGAGGGAATCAATTTCCAGGAAGGAAGTTGGAAAACAGTTCTGGCAAAAGCCAAGGCCGAAAACAAACTGGTTTTTATTGATGTATACACAAGTTGGTGCGGTCCCTGCAAAAAAATGGTAGCTGATGTGTTTCCACAAACCAAGGTGAGTGAGTTCTTTAATAAGTCTTTTGTAAACTACAAAATTGACGCAGAGAAAGGTGAAGGAATCATGATTGCTAAACGTTTTGCAGTGAAAGCATATCCAACCTACCTGTTTGTCAACGGTGATGGTGAATTGGTGTATCGCTTTGGTGGTTATAATGAAGCTGCTCCTTTTCTTGCGCACGCAGCAAATGCGCTCAAAGAAAAAGACGATCCAAATCCGATTGCAAAATGGAACCAGGAATATGAATCCGGTAAACGAGATATAACATTTTTAATAGCTTATCTGAAGAAGCGTGCTTTACTGAAATTGCCATCAGCAGAAATTGCGGATGAATTGATAAGCCGGGTGTTACCCGGGGATATTGGGTACTCGGAATTTTTAAATTCAGTTTTCTTTTACGATGCAAATATTGAATACGCACCGGGGGGGAAGCTGTTTGCGTATGTGGTATCCAATCATCAGCTTCTTGATTCTATTAGCGGAAAAGCAAAAGGATATTCATTGCGATTGATGCAACAGGGTATTCGTAATTATTTCTTTAAACATATTATTCCTGATTACAGGGAAGACTTTCTGCCGGTTATTTGTGATGCCGGTAAAAAGATCTCGCAGCTATTACAGGAAAAAGACACAGCAGCAACGGAACGGAGGTGGGCTTTGGATTATTACAACAAAACAGGCGATACAATAAAATTGTTTCCTGCTGCAGTTGATTATGTTGTTAGTGGCTTATACAAAATGGATACCGTTGCAATGAAAGCAGCTGACGAAGCAGATTATAAAAAGTTCAGAGAACCTTACATCAATGGTACAGCAGATTCAACAAAATCAGAAAACTGGGAATTACTGAACAGAGTTAACAGAAGCCGCCGTATGATTACATTTTCCTATCAGTTACGGGATGCAGCTGAAGCGGTTTACATGAACAGCAATAATCAAAATCATTTAGCATTGGCGTTACGTTGGGCAGAGCAGGCACAGCGATTTTTTCCTCACTTTTCAAATCTGTCTGTTTATGCAGCATTACTTTATAAAACAGGGAAAAAAGAGCAAGGCATTGCTCGCATGAAGCAGGCCGCATCGGATAGTATTCTCGATACAAACAATGAAGTAAAAAAGCTGATTCTTGAAAATGTAGAAAAAATGAAAGGAGGCGGCATGCCTCCTAAAACCTGGCGGCTATAA
- a CDS encoding TlpA disulfide reductase family protein, translated as MKKHFIMYVLLLTAIAVKAQEKFVIKGTLRGVKEPSRVVLQYHNGNEMILDSVAVKKGRFELKGDVRHPVKAIITLKFLKDDVLPMTIERYINADKQDFFLDKGTIAVTGTNDIKTAIINGGATQKDYRQLLSRLKPLEDEMRPVSENVRKLLKEKKDSAAKEFYPKLRGIRTEMNKTEDAFIAEYPDSYVSFDLVKRKASIIEPKTFEPFFNTLSERIRSSEEGKELANKLAIAKNTAIGQTALDFTQADTKNVPVSLSSLRGKYVLIDFWASWCGPCRAENPNVVKAYSKFKDKNFEILAVSLDHKKDLWLKAIEKDGLPWIHVSDLKGWNNEVAHAYGVTAVPQNWLIDPNGVVIAKNLRGDQLEKALEQLIK; from the coding sequence ATGAAAAAGCATTTCATCATGTATGTGCTTTTGCTGACAGCTATTGCAGTAAAGGCCCAGGAAAAATTTGTCATTAAAGGAACATTACGGGGAGTTAAAGAACCTTCAAGAGTTGTATTACAATACCACAATGGCAATGAAATGATTTTAGATTCGGTTGCAGTGAAGAAAGGAAGATTTGAACTGAAAGGCGACGTGAGGCACCCGGTAAAAGCAATTATTACATTAAAGTTTCTCAAAGACGATGTATTGCCAATGACGATTGAAAGGTATATTAATGCCGACAAGCAGGATTTTTTTCTTGATAAGGGAACGATAGCTGTGACAGGTACCAATGATATAAAAACTGCAATCATCAATGGTGGGGCCACACAAAAAGATTACAGGCAATTATTGTCCCGGTTAAAGCCGTTGGAGGATGAGATGCGTCCTGTTAGTGAAAACGTAAGAAAGTTACTAAAAGAAAAAAAGGATTCTGCAGCAAAAGAGTTTTATCCAAAACTCAGAGGCATAAGAACTGAAATGAATAAAACAGAAGATGCCTTCATTGCAGAATATCCGGATTCGTACGTGAGTTTTGATCTCGTAAAAAGAAAAGCAAGTATTATTGAACCCAAAACGTTTGAGCCTTTCTTTAACACGTTGAGTGAACGGATCCGCAGCAGCGAAGAAGGAAAGGAACTGGCAAACAAACTCGCCATTGCAAAGAATACTGCAATTGGACAAACTGCATTGGACTTCACACAAGCTGATACAAAGAACGTTCCTGTTTCACTTTCGTCGCTGCGGGGAAAATATGTGCTGATTGATTTTTGGGCAAGCTGGTGCGGTCCTTGCCGTGCAGAAAATCCGAATGTGGTAAAAGCATATAGCAAGTTCAAAGATAAAAATTTTGAAATACTCGCTGTGTCACTTGATCATAAAAAAGATCTATGGTTGAAAGCAATTGAAAAGGATGGTCTTCCCTGGATTCATGTAAGTGATCTGAAGGGATGGAATAATGAAGTGGCACATGCATACGGTGTAACGGCAGTACCGCAAAACTGGCTGATTGATCCCAACGGAGTGGTTATCGCTAAAAATCTGCGTGGAGATCAATTGGAAAAAGCTCTGGAACAGTTAATAAAATAG
- a CDS encoding RagB/SusD family nutrient uptake outer membrane protein, with translation MQHLSRYKKLFLAVLIMAATTACKKSFLEIVPKGNLIAEKTNDYSLLLNNLDLLNVSTDAQVVMGDEIAAIESYFTGAAIRTQRLYRWDDVIYEPDQDATEMVVPLRNIYTYNKIINEVMNSVDGTEQQKKALRAEALAGRAWTYFLLINYYGKPYSTSSANDPGFPIVTKADVTETNFTRASVKEVYDFIVSDLTAAISDLPTGVTHRLRMSKGAAEAILGKVYVFMGKYNEALTQFNASFTSLSTSVIPVALYDYNVTFATGGSFLPIGLFGPAYPTVPNNQENIYGKQFINNWSFGNSEIVATQQTLALFTASDRRRNFFVGNPYPSGAAYPNGMLRRRGPAGVQIGFVLPELFLLRAECKARLNDLAGAKADVEALRIKRMTAADAPVSAATAADQNLLIRFILDERIREFAVQGFRWFDMRRLSVDPQFSSTVGTIHTIYNAAGAVVSTHTLKPERLVFRFPEKVINQNPGMQNNQ, from the coding sequence ATGCAACATCTTTCACGATATAAAAAACTGTTTCTTGCTGTTTTGATCATGGCAGCAACAACCGCATGCAAAAAAAGTTTCCTGGAGATCGTGCCGAAAGGTAATCTCATTGCAGAGAAAACAAATGATTACAGTCTGTTACTCAATAATCTTGATCTGCTGAATGTAAGCACAGATGCGCAGGTAGTAATGGGCGACGAAATAGCTGCTATCGAATCTTATTTTACGGGAGCAGCAATCAGAACGCAACGCTTGTATCGTTGGGATGATGTAATTTATGAGCCCGACCAGGATGCAACAGAAATGGTTGTGCCCCTGCGGAATATTTATACCTATAACAAAATCATCAATGAAGTAATGAATTCCGTTGATGGAACCGAACAGCAAAAGAAGGCATTAAGAGCAGAAGCATTGGCCGGCCGTGCATGGACCTATTTTTTGCTGATCAACTATTACGGTAAGCCTTATTCAACTTCATCTGCTAACGACCCGGGTTTCCCTATTGTTACAAAAGCAGATGTAACGGAGACAAACTTTACCAGAGCATCGGTAAAAGAAGTGTATGATTTTATTGTGAGTGATCTCACTGCAGCTATTTCCGATCTTCCGACAGGTGTTACACATCGTTTGCGAATGTCGAAAGGCGCAGCCGAAGCCATACTTGGTAAGGTGTATGTGTTTATGGGTAAATACAATGAAGCATTAACTCAATTCAATGCTTCATTTACAAGTCTCAGTACTTCTGTTATACCTGTTGCATTGTACGATTATAATGTAACGTTTGCAACCGGCGGTTCGTTTTTGCCAATCGGTTTATTTGGTCCTGCATATCCTACAGTTCCGAATAACCAGGAAAATATTTATGGCAAACAGTTTATCAACAATTGGAGTTTTGGTAATTCTGAAATTGTTGCTACACAACAAACGCTTGCTTTATTTACAGCATCAGATCGTCGCAGGAATTTCTTTGTGGGTAATCCATATCCAAGCGGCGCTGCTTATCCAAACGGTATGCTGAGACGGAGAGGGCCTGCCGGCGTACAAATCGGATTTGTATTGCCTGAGCTGTTCTTGTTAAGAGCAGAATGTAAAGCAAGATTAAATGATCTTGCTGGTGCAAAAGCAGATGTGGAAGCACTCCGTATAAAAAGAATGACAGCTGCAGATGCACCAGTTTCTGCGGCAACAGCAGCAGATCAGAATTTATTGATCAGGTTTATTCTTGATGAACGTATCCGTGAATTTGCAGTGCAGGGTTTTCGCTGGTTTGATATGCGGAGACTATCGGTGGATCCGCAATTCAGCTCAACAGTTGGTACTATACATACTATTTATAACGCTGCTGGTGCAGTTGTGTCAACACATACATTAAAACCGGAACGCCTTGTATTTCGCTTTCCAGAGAAAGTGATCAACCAAAACCCCGGCATGCAGAACAATCAATAA
- a CDS encoding SusC/RagA family TonB-linked outer membrane protein, which translates to MKLSAVFLFICFMQVSAAGFGQQISISGTNISLKKVIGEIKKQSGYSFFYSEGDMKKAKPVSIDAKKVELRQLLVQIFEDQPLTYDIIDKVIVIKEKDEPAETPLPVQLAEVRGKVVNEQNEGVEAVTVTVKGTVNATATDKAGQFVLKNVEENSILVFSGVNVESKELAVNRRENLGMIRLSTKFKENDEITITVNTGYQSISKERSTGAFAKPDLEIARNRSTSMNILQRLDGLVPGLTLNNAPGSEGVLIRGLSSINATKAPLYVVDGIPMGDISSINPQDVADITVLKDATAASIWGAKASNGVVVIVTKKGGVGERLKINYDGFVNFQGRPDVNYFPVLNSQQFIQAAKDVFDPVSYPWNTVSGYTNTGSVGVPPHEMILYNQNRGIISAAQANASLDSLAAINNTQQISDLWYRNASLMNHTVSLTAGSKIHSIYASLAYTNTLSNRPGDKNNSYKANIRQDFNLGKHVQLYLITDLSNTVTEAKRNINVNNRFYPYQLFRDGNGNNLSMPYMTYLSDSTRIAYESRSRISLDYNPLNEFDYGYTKSDALLNRIISGLTIKLVKGLRYEAVVGYIKGTNRTSAFDSDKSYLVRSELVQFTVAANPSVTPTYYLPTVGGRYSVTNVSQRNWTVRNQLVYDNNWNNRKHQIIALAGQEAQEQFNMSNRSIVRGYNELLQTYAAIDYFTLGSTGVATPVMANNSGRSILANDAFQQTESQIRFTSYYANAGYTYNRKYSINISSRIDKSNLFGIDKSAQNKPVWSVGTKWNLIDEKFMSSVKWLNNLALRLTYGITGNAPIPGQASSFDILSAASSTFLLNGVGLRISAPGNTKLTWESTKTWNVGFDFSILKHRLNGAVDLYSKKTENLIGNLVVNAFTGYSAITGNFGDMLNRGVEISLNSVNIEKRNFRWQTIVTAAYNKNKITNLISASPITTGQLKVQQRFLTGHSAFAVFSYQYAGLDTLGDPLIYLNDKTSTKARNAALADDIAFSGTYQPLWSGGVSNMFTYKGFSLGINMIYNLGHVMRRDVNQYFAGRLVLNNAFGNNSGFSGTNFDMTSEFMNRWKQRGDEAATLIPSFVSNGSVSSTRRDITYYTRGNINVVSASYIKLRDITLSYSLPKQLISHIKTDNISFRLQVSNLMLWKANKYGIDPEFQEAFFGTRNMRVNQGTITVGAHVTF; encoded by the coding sequence ATGAAACTATCTGCTGTTTTTCTGTTCATTTGTTTTATGCAGGTAAGTGCTGCCGGCTTTGGGCAGCAGATCAGCATTTCAGGAACAAACATTTCCCTGAAGAAAGTGATTGGCGAAATCAAAAAGCAAAGCGGCTACAGTTTTTTCTATTCTGAGGGTGATATGAAAAAGGCAAAGCCTGTTTCTATTGATGCAAAGAAAGTTGAACTGCGTCAACTGTTGGTTCAGATCTTTGAAGACCAGCCGCTCACCTATGATATTATTGACAAAGTAATTGTTATCAAAGAAAAAGATGAGCCAGCCGAAACGCCATTACCTGTGCAGTTGGCAGAAGTAAGAGGTAAAGTTGTAAACGAACAAAACGAAGGAGTAGAAGCGGTAACCGTAACGGTAAAAGGAACGGTTAACGCAACAGCAACAGATAAAGCGGGACAGTTTGTGTTAAAAAATGTTGAGGAGAACAGCATCTTGGTGTTCAGTGGTGTGAATGTTGAAAGTAAAGAGTTAGCCGTTAATCGCCGGGAAAACCTTGGCATGATCAGGCTGAGCACAAAGTTTAAAGAGAACGATGAAATCACCATCACAGTCAATACAGGGTATCAATCTATTTCAAAAGAAAGAAGTACCGGCGCATTTGCAAAGCCTGATCTTGAAATTGCACGCAACCGTTCAACCAGTATGAACATTCTTCAACGGCTGGATGGACTAGTGCCCGGTTTAACCCTTAACAATGCACCCGGATCAGAGGGGGTATTGATCAGAGGATTGAGTTCAATCAATGCTACAAAAGCGCCATTGTATGTAGTGGATGGTATACCGATGGGGGATATCTCTTCCATCAATCCACAGGATGTGGCTGACATCACTGTATTGAAAGATGCAACCGCTGCATCCATCTGGGGTGCGAAAGCATCGAACGGTGTTGTTGTGATCGTTACAAAAAAAGGTGGTGTAGGCGAGCGCTTAAAAATAAACTACGATGGTTTTGTGAATTTCCAGGGAAGACCTGATGTAAATTATTTTCCCGTATTAAACAGTCAGCAATTTATACAGGCAGCAAAAGATGTGTTTGATCCTGTTTCATATCCCTGGAATACTGTTTCAGGTTATACCAATACCGGTTCGGTAGGGGTACCTCCTCATGAAATGATTTTGTATAATCAAAACAGGGGCATTATTTCTGCTGCTCAAGCAAATGCCAGTCTTGACAGTCTTGCTGCAATCAATAATACACAACAGATCAGTGATCTATGGTATCGCAATGCATCCTTAATGAACCATACTGTTTCATTAACTGCAGGGAGTAAGATCCATTCCATTTACGCATCATTGGCATACACCAATACGCTATCCAACCGTCCCGGTGATAAGAACAATAGTTATAAAGCAAACATCCGGCAAGACTTTAATCTCGGCAAGCATGTACAGTTATACCTGATTACTGATTTAAGCAATACAGTAACAGAGGCCAAACGAAATATTAATGTTAATAATCGCTTCTATCCTTACCAGCTGTTTCGTGATGGTAATGGAAACAACTTATCAATGCCCTACATGACCTATCTCAGCGATTCAACACGAATTGCTTACGAGAGCCGCAGCAGGATAAGTCTTGATTACAATCCCTTAAATGAATTTGATTATGGTTATACCAAAAGTGATGCGTTACTGAACCGGATCATTTCGGGTTTAACAATTAAACTGGTTAAGGGATTACGTTACGAAGCTGTTGTTGGTTACATTAAAGGCACCAACCGCACATCAGCCTTCGACAGCGATAAAAGTTATTTGGTACGCAGTGAGCTTGTACAGTTTACTGTTGCAGCAAACCCATCAGTAACACCAACGTATTATCTGCCCACTGTTGGTGGCAGGTATAGTGTAACCAATGTATCACAACGCAACTGGACAGTCCGTAATCAATTGGTTTACGATAATAACTGGAATAACAGAAAGCATCAAATCATAGCCTTAGCCGGACAGGAAGCACAGGAACAATTTAACATGAGCAACAGAAGTATTGTAAGAGGTTATAACGAATTGCTCCAAACCTATGCCGCTATCGATTATTTCACTCTTGGTTCAACAGGTGTGGCTACCCCGGTAATGGCAAACAATTCAGGAAGAAGTATTTTAGCCAATGATGCATTTCAACAAACAGAATCACAAATTCGCTTTACTTCTTATTACGCAAATGCAGGTTACACTTACAACAGAAAGTATTCCATAAACATCAGTTCAAGAATTGATAAAAGTAATTTATTTGGCATTGATAAGTCGGCGCAGAACAAACCGGTTTGGAGTGTGGGTACAAAATGGAATCTGATCGATGAGAAATTTATGTCTTCAGTAAAGTGGCTCAACAATCTTGCATTGCGTTTAACTTATGGTATTACAGGTAACGCACCCATACCCGGGCAGGCATCTTCGTTCGATATTCTTTCGGCTGCATCCAGTACATTTTTGCTCAACGGTGTGGGCCTGCGTATCAGTGCTCCCGGCAATACAAAGCTTACCTGGGAAAGTACAAAGACATGGAACGTAGGATTCGACTTTAGTATTTTAAAACACCGTTTGAATGGTGCCGTTGATCTGTACAGTAAGAAAACAGAAAATCTTATAGGCAACCTTGTGGTAAATGCATTTACCGGTTACAGTGCCATCACCGGCAACTTCGGTGATATGCTGAACAGAGGTGTTGAAATAAGTCTGAACTCAGTGAACATTGAAAAGCGAAATTTCAGATGGCAAACAATTGTAACAGCAGCATATAATAAAAACAAGATCACCAATCTTATTTCCGCATCGCCAATTACCACAGGTCAATTAAAAGTGCAACAACGGTTTCTCACCGGTCACTCTGCATTTGCAGTATTCTCTTATCAATATGCAGGTCTTGATACACTCGGCGATCCCCTGATTTATCTGAATGATAAAACAAGTACAAAAGCAAGAAATGCCGCATTGGCTGACGATATCGCATTTTCGGGAACTTACCAGCCTTTGTGGAGTGGTGGTGTATCAAATATGTTTACGTACAAAGGCTTCAGTCTCGGTATCAATATGATCTACAATCTTGGCCATGTCATGCGCAGAGATGTAAACCAGTATTTTGCGGGAAGGCTGGTATTGAATAATGCATTTGGTAATAACTCCGGGTTTTCAGGCACTAATTTCGACATGACATCAGAGTTTATGAACCGATGGAAGCAACGTGGAGATGAAGCTGCAACACTCATTCCTTCGTTTGTAAGTAACGGAAGTGTTTCATCCACACGTAGAGACATTACCTATTACACCCGTGGCAACATTAACGTTGTAAGTGCATCTTATATCAAGCTCCGTGATATTACTCTTTCGTACAGTTTACCCAAACAGCTGATCAGTCATATTAAAACTGATAACATCAGTTTCAGGTTACAGGTGTCGAACCTGATGTTATGGAAAGCAAATAAATATGGTATCGATCCTGAATTCCAGGAGGCATTTTTCGGAACCAGGAACATGCGTGTAAACCAGGGAACAATTACCGTTGGTGCTCATGTAACTTTTTAA